The Bradyrhizobium sp. B097 genome contains the following window.
CGCGCCGATTCCTGCACCTGCCGGCTGATCTCGTTGACGGAGGATGACAGTTCTTCGGTTGCGGACGCCACCGACTGGACGTTGGTGGTGGCTTCCTCCGACGCCGCGGCGACGGTGGTGGCGAGGTTTTGCGAACGCTCGGCGGTCGAGGTCAGCGTGGTCGCCGACGCTTCGAGCTCGGTCGAGGCGGATGCGACGGTCTCGACGATCTCACCGATCGCGCGCTCAAACCCATCGGCCAGCTGCAACATGTCGGTGCGGCGCTGTGCGGCGGCGCGCGCTTCGATTTCCTTCTGCTCGCGCTCCATCCGGACCTTGGCAAGGCCGTTGTCCTTGAACACAAGCGCGGTCTTGGCGACGTCGCCGACCTCATCGCGGCGATCGGTGCCGTGCACCGGGATATCATATTGGCCATCGGCAATCTGCTGCAACATCGCGACGACGGCACGGATCGGCTTCGCGACACCGTATTGTCCGACGACGAAGCCGAACAGCAACCCGAGCAGGACCCCCGAAGCGGCAAGCAGGATCAATAGCTCCGAGGTCGATACGTACTCCTGCTCACTGGCCTTGACGTTGTCCCTGACCCGCTCGTCTTGGCGGTCGGCGACGGCCCGAACCCTGGCCTGAAGCTCTTCCGCGGCCGCGCGGCTCTTCATCGCGACGTCGCGCAGTTTCTCGGCGGACTGGGTCAGGTCGACCGCCTTCGCGCTCTCGACCGTGTCAAGCGTCTGCTTCAGCTGGGCCCGATAGGCCGACAGCGCCGATCGCACGCCGGGCAGCAGCGCGATGGTTTGCGGGTCCTGCGTCTTGCTGATCGTGGCGAGGCGCTCCTCGAGCGACTTGAACTGCTCATCGATCAGCGATCGCGCCGCAAGCCGGTTCTCGTCGCGCGGATCGAGCGCGCTGCGGAATTCGGCGCGATTGATCGCGAGCACGTTCTGGTTGGCCTCAGCCGACAGCAACGCGCGTTCCGCAGCGCGCGCGGTGACGACGCCGCGTTCGCTGAGCGATTTCAACGAGGAGATCCCGAGATAGGCGAGCATCCCGGCGATGATCGAGAGACCGCCCACAATCGCCAGTATCTTCGTGAGAATGCGGAATCTCGCCAGGAACATCATCCGGTGCCTCGTTTGGAATGGATTTCGCGATTCTGTGCGGGTGGTCGCGTCGCGCCACAGCAGGTTAACGCGCGCGGAACTACGGTTCGTTAATCACACATACAGTGGAACTACTGAGCACCGCATCCAGGCAAAGAAAAATGCCCGGCCTTTCGACCGGGCATTGTTCGATGGTCAGAGATTCGGCCGGCGTCAGGCGGCGCGGACGGCGTCGAGGAATTTGCCGACTTCGAGCTTGAGGCGGTTGCTGTCACCCGAGAGCGACTGCGCCGCCGACAGCACCTGGGTCGAAGCCGAGCCGGTTTCGTTGGCGCCGTGCTGCACGTCGGTGATGTTGGCCGAGACCTGCTGGGTGCCCTGCGCCGCCTGCTGCACGTTGCGGGAAATCTCTTGCGTCGCCGCGCCCTGCTCTTCGACCGCGGCGGCGATGGTGGAGGAGATCTCCGACAGCCGCTCGATGGTCGACGAGATTTCCTTGATCGCGCCGACCGACTCCTGGGTCGCGGTCTGGATGCCGGCGATCTGCTGGCCGATCTCGCCGGTCGCCTTCGCGGTCTGCTCGGCCAGCGCCTTCACCTCGGATGCCACGACCGCGAAGCCGCGGCCGGCTTCACCGGCGCGCGCCGCCTCGATGGTGGCGTTCAGCGCCAGCAGATTGGTCTGGCCGGCAATCGTGTTGATCAGTTCGACGACGTCGCCGATGCGCGCGGCGGCCTTCGACAACTCGCTGACGCGATCGTTGGTGGTGCGCGCCTGGCCGACGGCATCGCCCGCCATCCGCGCCGATTCCTGGACCTGGCGGCTGATCTCGGTCACCGACGACGACAGCTCTTCGGTCGCCGACGCCACCGACTGCACGTTGGTCGAGGCTTCCTCGGACGCAGCGGCAACCGAGGTGGTCAGCTCCTGCGAACGCCGTGCGGTCGACGACAGCGTAGAGGCCGAGGCTTCGAGCTGGGTCGAGGCCGACGACACGGTCTGCACGATCTCACCGATCATCTGCTCGAAATTGCGGGTGATGGTATCGACCCGGCGGCCGCGCTCGATCTTGGCTTCGGCATCGGCGGCGGCGGCCTCATCGGCAGCCTTCTTCGCGACCAGGGCCTCCTTGAACACCTGCAATGTGTCGGCCATAGCACCGATCTCGGTCTTCTCGCCCCGGTGCGGCACTTCCGCGGTCAGGTCGCCGCGGCCGAGCGCCTGCATCGGGCTCACGATCGAGGCAATGCCCGACGAGATGTCGCGGACCGTGTAGAGGCTGACGCCAACCGCGATCAGGATGGCA
Protein-coding sequences here:
- a CDS encoding methyl-accepting chemotaxis protein, translating into MMFLARFRILTKILAIVGGLSIIAGMLAYLGISSLKSLSERGVVTARAAERALLSAEANQNVLAINRAEFRSALDPRDENRLAARSLIDEQFKSLEERLATISKTQDPQTIALLPGVRSALSAYRAQLKQTLDTVESAKAVDLTQSAEKLRDVAMKSRAAAEELQARVRAVADRQDERVRDNVKASEQEYVSTSELLILLAASGVLLGLLFGFVVGQYGVAKPIRAVVAMLQQIADGQYDIPVHGTDRRDEVGDVAKTALVFKDNGLAKVRMEREQKEIEARAAAQRRTDMLQLADGFERAIGEIVETVASASTELEASATTLTSTAERSQNLATTVAAASEEATTNVQSVASATEELSSSVNEISRQVQESARMAGDAVNQARATNDRVGELSKAAARIGDVVELINTIAGQTNLLALNATIEAARAGDAGRGFAVVASEVKALAEQTAKATGEIGQQVSGIQAATEDSVTAIRAIGSTIERLSEISSAIAAAIEEQGAATQEISRNVQQAAQGTQQVSANITDVQHGANETGSASTQVLSAAQSLSGDSSRLKLEVGKFLNAVRAA
- a CDS encoding methyl-accepting chemotaxis protein, with translation MFAKFSIRAKIIAAVAFLLVALTGMGLLAVWNMRAINASTVDITTNWLPSVRVLGELRAGVITYRNVIREHMLSETLEEKLAAEKTLASVVEMNTKARAKYEPMITSPEERALYRQWSDTWDKYRKGTEEVMSLSRKEAGKLPHEAHELNTKVVNKIGLEADEILNKDIDFNNTGADKAAQDAANNYSSALIMVAAILGFAILIAVGVSLYTVRDISSGIASIVSPMQALGRGDLTAEVPHRGEKTEIGAMADTLQVFKEALVAKKAADEAAAADAEAKIERGRRVDTITRNFEQMIGEIVQTVSSASTQLEASASTLSSTARRSQELTTSVAAASEEASTNVQSVASATEELSSSVTEISRQVQESARMAGDAVGQARTTNDRVSELSKAAARIGDVVELINTIAGQTNLLALNATIEAARAGEAGRGFAVVASEVKALAEQTAKATGEIGQQIAGIQTATQESVGAIKEISSTIERLSEISSTIAAAVEEQGAATQEISRNVQQAAQGTQQVSANITDVQHGANETGSASTQVLSAAQSLSGDSNRLKLEVGKFLDAVRAA